A single Xiphias gladius isolate SHS-SW01 ecotype Sanya breed wild chromosome 22, ASM1685928v1, whole genome shotgun sequence DNA region contains:
- the kmt2bb gene encoding histone-lysine N-methyltransferase 2A isoform X1 — MMAAAGCGSATAAAVGGQGGTATARGRFPGRPWSSRSRLRSEKRWQLGRSGLEADDVTNGGPRPANLVLSLNEDQSHLRLLGIEASHKILGQAGYSSSGSEEVRSQTDPGGDDFRGFEAERKSSKGPVWSRQNPSKGDAVNTKSKRQGEKLQLKTPAVEAAITPPDPVKDVKSLEEVHGLSPEAEPAKDCRKISKGKNTMDRQSTKSGASSAAPRITIKLVAKKKMKTVKEPHKKSVKKLKIKGIQDQSKTKDIQGDQISSAHVKLKTEPHEDKHGTEDKGGGTVPARRRGRSASKTTEPVCQTSAKIVVDDQKSKERKSADRFDTAKESVTEEQKTNAKKLKHKELETEQSSEVNQQVIRRSNRVTNPLSKSISDSAAEPESLSKSDAILVESKSEVSRAVEAKPLLRGDRRRQSKRLNKDVTVPENHGPSSTETDNLAEQPSDSLPLKKEEMRVPSLKFIRIRNPKYDAQASGKNSARKKKRRKFVWTLTLVKGASQTRSTENTVKVAEKTLSEVDQSTFCDTSSNKSLNCMDKKSKLDNSAPQERSTDNECSQNKADMSFEEKSTLQVEVEVEHVPETPPPEMIKTDCGKFVPPLQIKKVSSPGKNKSSKPSFLIQQVSPVTEKTEDVLKDLSEVNEDKLSCLEAEVAPTRRLRRRTSSLGSPQTKSVRHRPVTTQKRRPKTSPQDKDTLQVHVEDSSQVSTEDSSSHVLPENSRQVLAEDPSQVTSLNSTGVPNGESSKIADNPSRVPGEISSQKVENEVEPQIIEAKPLPVPSKPKRCRNNKLGKKKSAQKNKAVVSPETAVNAELATVEAISTESLLKEDIQPLVTEVSQPETKDCTQSEAKPDSLSVEEEQIQPPVKEETDIQLIDSQESLVSESQASDPKTCLQKKSLKKVKKRRKSLIGQRQKHRHRSRDGKFAPLILSDSQKIVEGDSDISNPLAATIPAPSSKLIGVHKKYTKRQSGLQFFTSKRPQPQSKIISELIEIGLEKDSLKQEETDTLVDGGQADVDTQPGKSKFVKNIKHFIMPVVSARSSRVIKTPQRFMDDAGMSVLPRRNSPKKCAQLGLQIRPGKRRDDGTDRAISPILPVDEEDILSEAQLDVDLFSAKDLDDNIDIADSLFSEGKGGKSEKRRSLLKNSSFKWHGPEESSEEVYTLDKTPENKCEDLFLSTPVDKPTELSTDLLDAQKKKSSPKLNKQMAHLKIYQRLKKVHTGFPKSKNTTEVDSVSKPLQPPVDLAEGLDDEAMSISLRQRNTNVESEKDKSKLKIEDLDTPGVVRKVSVCVRTMNSKSLAFQHGKEEDLAGKDIAQLHSGELQSEQNSGTVEGDYLGSVEKGASQRPRLTGANKRMFNLLRKAKVQLIKIDQQKQLKSSGLLSGPSGARSRDVASKRQRRKQRVQPDADVPVKIEPPQGQPQLISPLCQEFRRAGGPRIKHVCRAASVVLGQPRALVPDDIPRLSALPLHERSGISPSAVTKDVGSPSESDSPGLSDPKVTKIKKPSNFIKRKGLGPFGYRSRRCGVCKGCNHEDDCGKCMNCLDKPKFGGPNTKRQCCVYKRCDQIEERKARRLSGRTAPKGASKRRRSSLSGGHSSNDEGNEGAVDSPSGLQGDGNSPSVRKQPKRVVKPRVYFDLVDYDSDLDDKAVSSSASPARRRGSGHRFSQDFVSLDGFLGDISDDEVRHRKPTSHRVPPGRRKPEKVQTSQGPLEQTPPSVLAALAHGFEQRDVESSKPTHKIRVDFKEDCTLENVWNMGGLSILTSAPLMPPYVCFLCASKGQHEMLYCQVCCEPFHQFCLEPTERPSEENKENWCCRRCKFCHVCGRKNKPSKPLLECERCQNCYHASCLGPNYPKQNKKRKAWVCMTCIRCKSCGVTPGKSWDADWNHDKGLCPDCSKLYEQGNFCPICFKCYEDNDYDSQMMQCGTCNHWVHAKCEDLTDELYEILSSLPESVVYSCRPCSVTQPSAWRELLYIELRAGVEKVLACLLSSTLTQHLVTCSQCEKLVDPDSGIEGQPACDLRAVGKKFDKGLYTTLKMFHEDVVQVVRKRLEQEEDLPEEQRHTALARSYYLKLLEEVFNWFNSQDPKVWNPCTKDLPMGMLSHAVHPPTTEHVYAQWQEREDPLSRAPLGLLQDDNGQSLDEKEEEAVSPMSGEPTSRNHFKTSRAVRLKFKGKRGRLSKADLDTGWSKDDERQCSLCQKYGDLKSNEAGRLLYLGQNEWAHVNCCLWSAEVFEEDNGSLLHVHSAVTRGRLMRCERCNQTGATVGCCLTSCQSNYHFMCARSRQCVFQDDKKVYCYKHRHLISGRMITGQEFEVNRRVYVDFEGISLRRKFLTGLEPELINVMIGSLQIDKLGVLTELSASKGKLCPVGFQCSRWYWSTVNPLRRCKYTCTVREVQPIVPEKPVEEMPDQGNNHTIAHSPCPLPESEAEETDTTESQPPMEESFVPGPPPKSDHGARPKIPSYPQTRRPAGGMSRPLPCPGVAQLKPHHILTISDLEETRRARRHSPHSQTTGLRSRMSPPPLGPLTGPITLRAGKSSLPTSPLFPPATDNLISSPSSRPVGGRSASSVRCPGNTTTHCASSLFPQSPWQDSAGNFPSPSLSFSSSIHLPRTRLSFDLSQSDSVEVPHNFLASPEPDDVSPANGTSPQGDLDQQKDEEEFPYSSFHKDPSMSLGQEMRTELEIEETLVNEGVAMNCGGQIVVEGDDQEEFWGRAQDLHKRKTLVANLPRSTASAREDLENTSSDDDMEHYFDFSRTIVSRPGSKDLSKSSSSPSPRPMAQLDGVDDGTESDASIATKDDAQKLEGSTQARIQGKNLNNKSVPEMETTNGTEAVQSMFPKASSNDKHTDSSSVTISVASKSPTDGSPHNPPKSYDANQSNEDNMGFVSQQISANSPLKQQSSDTPLVNRETVLPTPLRDALPNLLTKVPETSYAERLFQGSSLGFAPETPLVLESCDTGPPLTEMVPLLQGTPLETQQSEACKPLNSEPDSSHFVTSTEGSTVLMNHLTANTMEPSLADAADSSEGALLDLLQPSPLMSTDLQNPSQSVVGSLRMYSCLPGFSQPPLTSITLQPVTSSQESTTLPSMEPTKLTTLTPVGDVTQTLLNVAPQNDPVLSATSGNCAPAGTFGTVSVPIYSTQTQPLGSTAVTIVSSSASIPSLSGLSTQCSTAPSAVQTTSAPVILNGYSSSSVQKEAASGHTISINFSTPRPALEPQQPVVPQALPGHAILTVKEVGGPNVDPTPHVLLVNRLGQIFVKNPESNTFQLPTPNSPSYNCVTQIASLLQSNALSATLAAAGNMTAPTPGANVATAVPPSITPAVQNPTTITQLLTHNSNGAVASVNVKKPRKNAKTSKDETVPELKKPKKKKESNASKKPKSSKASGQSAQSTENPPMTPAESAQAIINQAMASNYTPKWTGLQTLNPSSLVLPPGLLIEPEPPVMPRSPSPTPTPAPAEAPTPRPRTHVRMKRVSSLSDRIVTKKSKVDFLQPEPINDDEERRRPTFPSISSRASGVRIKTPTVKGVLNLDELKEEHISDSDSTGSEPWDYMSRGEQGKQHAWEPVGHSTLTDWKKYSGAASTSDDEALPSDEDEECPTNRDQPHLRFEITSDDGFSVEADSIEVAWKAVIDGVQEARAIARLRPLTFQKITGARMLGLVHDAVVFLLEQLQGAHRCQRHTFRFFKLCSQEDDLPVNPSGCARSELYLRKSTFDMFNFLASQHRQLPDIGPYDDEEDEVLLKSTRRATSLELPMAMRFRHLERTSKEAVGVYRSAIHGRGLFCKRNIEAGEMVIEYAGIVIRSVLTDKREKYYDGKGIGCYMFRIDDFDVVDATMHGNAARFINHSCEPNCYSRVINVEGRKHIVIFALRKIYRGEELTYDYKFPIEDASNKLNCNCGARRCRRFLN, encoded by the exons ATGATGGCGGCAGCGGGATGCGGATCAGCAACCGCGGCTGCCGTAGGAGGCCAAGGTGGAACTGCAACGGCCAGAGGTCGTTTCCCCGGTCGGCCTTGGTCGTCACGAAGTCGTTTGCGGTCTGAGAAGCGATGGCAACTCGGGCGATCAGGCTTAGAAGCTGATGATGTGACTAACGGAGGGCCAAGGCCCGCAAACCTGGTTCTGTCCTTAAACGAAGACCAGTCTCACTTGCGCTTACTTGGGATAGAGGCGAGCCACAAGATCCTTGGCCAGGCTGGATACAGCTCTAGTGGGAGTGAAGAGGTGAGGTCCCAAACCGACCCAGGA ggAGATGACTTCAGAGGATTTGAAGCTGAGAGAAAAAGCTCCAAAGGGCCTGTATGGTCTCGACAAAACCCTTccaaag GTGATGCTGTCAACACAAAATCTAAACGACAAGGTGAGAAGCTACAGCTTAAAACGCCAGCAGTGGAGGCAGCTATTACACCACCTGATCCtgtaaaagatgtaaaatcATTGGAGGAAGTTCACGGCTTATCCCCTGAAGCAGAGCCTGCAAAGGATTGCAGGaaaatttcaaaaggaaaaaacactaTGGATCGACAGTCCACTAAAAGCGGAGCTTCATCAGCAGCACCAAGGATTACTATAAAGTTAGTggccaaaaagaaaatgaaaactgtaaagGAGCCTCATAAAAAATCTGTGAAGAAGTTGAAGATAAAAGGAATTCAGGATCAGTCTAAAACCAAGGACATTCAGGGTGACCAGATTTCAAGCGCTCACgtcaaattaaaaactgaaccaCATGAGGATAAACATGGCACAGAAGATAAGGGAGGGGGGACTGTACCTGCAAGAAGGCGTGGGAGATCTGCTTCAAAGACAACAGAGCCTGTCTGCCAGACTAGTGccaaaattgttgttgatgaccaaaaatcaaaagagagaaaatcagcagATCGATTTGACACTGCAAAGGAGAGCGTGACAgaagagcaaaaaacaaatgcaaagaaattaAAGCATAAGGAACTTGAAACAGAGCAAAGTTCTGAAGTGAATCAACAAGTTATTCGTAGGAGCAATAGAGTCACTAACCCACTCTCAAAAAGCATCTCGGACAGTGCAGCTGAACCAGAGAGTCTGAGCAAAAGTGATGCCATTCTGGTGGAGTCAAAATCAGAAGTTTCTAGAGCAGTGGAGGCCAAACCATTGTTGAGAGGTGACAGACGAAGACAAAGCAAGAGGCTGAATAAGGATGTTACAGTGCCAGAAAACCACGGTCCATCATCCACAGAGACAGATAATTTAGCTGAACAGCCCAGTGATAGTTTGCCtctgaaaaaagaggaaatgagggtTCCGAGTTTAAAGTTTATACGGATCAGAAACCCAAAATATGATGCACAGGCCAGTGGGAAGAATTCAGCTCGAAAGAAAAAACGGAGAAAATTTGTCTGGACTTTAACATTGGTGAAGGGAGCAAGTCAGACACGGAGTactgaaaacactgtcaaagtAGCAGAGAAGACGTTGAGTGAAGTGGATCAGTCCACTTTTTGCGACACAAGTAGCAACAAGAGTTTGAATTGCATGgataaaaaatcaaaactggATAACTCAGCCCCACAAGAGAGAAGCACAGACAATGAGTGTTCCCAAAACAAGGCTGACATGTCATTTGAGGAAAAGTCCACTTTACAGGTGGAAGTGGAAGTGGAACATGTACCTGAAACACCTCCTCcagaaatgattaaaacagaTTGCGGGAAATTTGTCCCACCTCTTCAGATCAAAAAGGTCTCCTCTCctggtaaaaataaaagctcGAAGCCATCCTTTTTAATTCAGCAAGTTAGTCCTGTgactgaaaagacagaagatgTTCTGAAAGATCTAAGCGAAGTTAATGAGGATAAACTGTCATGTTTGGAGGCTGAAGTTGCACCAACTAGGAGACTAAGGAGGAGGACATCAAGCCTTGGTTCACCACAAACAAAGTCTGTCAGGCATAGGCCAGTGACCACTCAGAAACGGAGACCTAAAACGAGTCCACAGGATAAAGATACTCTGCAGGTGCACGTTGAAGATTCTTCTCAGGTTTCAACTGAAGATTCCAGCTCACATGTTCTTCCTGAAAACTCTCGTCAGGTTTTGGCTGAGGACCCCTCACAGGTGACAAGTTTAAACTCCACTGGAGTTCCTAATGGGGAGTCCTCAAAGATCGCTGACAATCCTTCACGGGTGCCAGGTGAAATTTCTTCACAGAAGGTGGAGAATGAGGTAGAACCACAGATCATAGAGGCCAAACCATTGCCTGTGCCTTCAAAACCGAAAAGATGTAGAAATAATAAATTAGGGAAAAAGAAGTCTGCTCAAAAGAATAAGGCTGTTGTCTCCCCTGAAACTGCCGTCAACGCAGAGTTGGCTACAGTTGAAGCTATTAGCACAGAGTCTTTACTAAAGGAAGATATTCAGCCTTTAGTAACGGAGGTAAGTCAGCCAGAAACAAAAGATTGCACCCAGTCAGAGGCAAAACCAGACTCTTTGTCAGTGGAAGAAGAACAGATACAGCCACCGGtaaaagaggaaacagacatTCAGCTGATAGATAGTCAAGAATCTTTGGTGTCAGAAAGTCAAGCAAGTGATCCAAAAACGTGCCTGCAAAAGAAATCtctcaaaaaagtaaaaaagagaCGTAAAAGTTTGATTGGGCAGCGTCAGAAACACAGGCACAGGAGCAGAGATGGGAAGTTTGCTCCACTTATATTATCTGATAGTCAGAAAATTGTTGAAGGGGATAGTGACATTTCCAACCCATTGGCAGCTACCATACCAGCCCCCAGCTCCAAACTTATTGGGGTACATAAAAAGTACACAAAGAGACAGTCAGGCCTTCAGTTTTTCACCTCTAAAAGGCCACAACCACAATCGAAAATAATTTCTGAACTGATAGAAATAGGGCTTGAAAAAGATAGTTTGAAGCAGGAAGAAACAGACACATTAGTTGATGGGGGACAGGCAGACGTAGATACCCAACCTGGTAAATCAAAGTTTGTAAAAAATATCAAGCACTTCATTATGCCTGTCGTAAGTGCCAGATCCTCACGAGTGATCAAGACCCCGCAAAGGTTTATGGATGATGCTGGAATGTCCGTACTGCCTAGAAGAAACTCTCCAAAGAAGTGTGCACAACTGGGCTTGCAAATACGTCCAGGAAAGAGGCGAGATGATGGGACAGACAGAGCAATATCCCCTATCCTGCCAGTTGACGAGGAGGACATATTGAGTGAAGCTCAACTGGATGTAGATCTGTTTTCAGCTAAGGACCTAGATGACAACATTGATATAGCTGACAGCCTATTTTCtgagggaaaaggaggaaaaagtgaaaagaggagGTCTCTTCTAAAGAACTCTAGTTTCAAGTGGCATGGGCCAGAAGAGTCTAGCGAGGAAGTGTATACACTGGACAAAACTCCAGAGAACAAATGTGAGGATCTGTTTTTATCTACACCAGTTGATAAGCCCACAGAACTATCTACTGACCTCCTGGAtgctcagaaaaagaaaagttcccCTAAGCTTAATAAACAAATGGCTCACCTCAAGATTTATCAAAGGCTAAAGAAGGTGCACACAGGTTTTcccaaaagcaaaaatacaacagaagtgGATAGCGTGAGTAAACCTCTTCAGCCCCCTGTTGATTTAGCAGAAGGACTCGATGACGAGGCCATGAGCATCAGCCTTAGGCAAAGGAATACAAACGTGGAGAGCGAGAAGGACAAGTCCAAGCTCAAGATAGAAGACCTTGATACTCCTGGAGTGGTGAGaaaagtttctgtgtgtgttaggaCTATGAACTCCAAGTCCCTTGCATTTCAGCACGGTAAAGAGGAGGATTTGGCAGGGAAAGACATTGCCCAACTTCACTCAG GAGAGCTGCAGTCAGAACAGAACTCAGGCACAGTTGAAGGCGATTACCTTGGGTCTGTGGAGAAGGGAGCTTCACAAAGACCGCGCCTCACTGGTGCAAATAAAAGAATGTTCAATCTCCTCAGGAAAGCCAAGGTCCAGCTCATTAAAATTGACCAACAGAAACAGCTTAAGTCATCTGGG CTGTTATCTGGCCCGAGTGGCGCCAGGTCTCGGGATGTGGCCTCTAAGAGACAAAGGAGGAAGCAGCGGGTGCAGCCTGATGCTGATGTTCCAGTCAAGATAGAGCCACCTCAAGGACAA CCGCAGCTCATCTCCCCGCTGTGCCAGGAGTTCCGTAGAGCGGGCGGTCCACGAATCAAGCACGTGTGTCGTGCAGCATCTGTGGTGCTGGGGCAGCCTCGAGCCTTGGTACCAGATGACATTCCCAGATTGAGTGCCTTGCCTCTGCATGAAAGAAGTGGTATTTCTCCATCAGCCGTCACTAAAG aTGTTGGGTCTCCCTCAGAATCAGACAGTCCTGGGCTGTCAGATCCAAAGGTCACCAAGATCAAGAAGCCGTCGAATTTTATTAAAAGGAAAGGACTTGGGCCGTTTGGGTACCGCTCTCGGAGGTGTGGAGTATGCAAAGGCTGCAACCACGAGGACGACTGTGGCAAGTGCATGAACTGCCTTGACAAACCCAAGTTTGGTGGTCCCAATACCAAACGGCAGTGTTGTGT gTATAAGAGATGTGATCAAAttgaagagagaaaagcacGGAGACTCAGTGGAAGAACAGCACCCAAAG GTGCCTCCAAGCGACGGAGATCCTCTCTTAGCGGGGGTCATTCAAGTAATGACGAAGGGAACGAGGGTGCTGTGGACTCACCATCTGGTCTCCAGGGTGACGGCAACAGTCCGTCAGTAAGAAAACAGCCAAAGCGTGTTGTGAAACCCCGCGTCTACTTTGACTTGGTGGACTACGACTCAGATCTAGATGACAAAGCTGTCTCAAGCTCTGCTTCGCCAGCCAGGAGAAGGGGTTCTGGACACCGTTTCAGTCAAG ACTTTGTGTCACTGGATGGATTCCTTGGAGACATTTCAGATGATGAAGTGAGGCATCGAAAGCCCACTTCACACCGTGTACCACCGGGTCGACGTAAACCTGAGAAG GTTCAGACATCTCAGGGTCCTTTGGAGCAGACTCCTCCCAGTGTCCTGGCAGCTTTGGCCCATGGATTTGAGCAGAGAGACGTTGAGTCCTCTAAACCTACTCACAAAATCAGGGTTGACTTCAAG GAGGACTGTACTTTGGAAAACGTCTGGAATATGGGTGGTTTAAGTATACTGACCTCTGCACCGCTCATGCCACCCTATGTCTGCTTCCTTTGTGCCAGTAAAGGGCAACACGAG ATGCTGTATTGCCAAGTATGCTGTGAGCCCTTCCACCAGTTTTGCCTTGAACCAACAGAGCGCCCCTCTGAGGAGAACAAGGAAAACTGGTGCTGTCGACGCTGCAAGTTCTGCCATGTGTGTGGCAGAAAAAACAAGCCCTCAAAG CCTTTGCTGGAGTGTGAACGATGCCAGAACTGTTATCATGCTTCCTGTCTGGGACCCAActatccaaaacaaaacaagaagagaaaagcTTGG GTTTGTATGACCTGCATCAGGTGTAAAAGTTGTGGCGTCACACCAGGTAAGAGTTGGGATGCTGACTGGAACCACGACAAAGGCCTCTGTCCAGACTGTTCAAAACTCTATGAACAGG GTAACTTCTGTCCAATCTGCTTCAAGTGCTATGAGGACAATGACTACGACAGTCAGATGATGCAGTGTGGCACCTGTAATCATTGGGTACATGCCAAGTGTGAGGATTTAACAG ATGAGCTGTATGAGATCTTGTCCAGCCTGCCAGAGAGTGTAGTTTATTCATGTCGGCCTTGCAGTGTGACCCAGCCAAGTGCCTGGAGAGAGCTGCTCTACATTGAGCTCAGGGCTGGGGTGGAGAAGGTGCTAGCTTGtttgctctcctccaccctcACCCAGCACCTTGTTACCTGCTCACAG tGTGAAAAGTTGGTTGATCCGGACAGTGGAATAGAGGGACAGCCAGCCTGTGACCTCCGAGCTGTGGGCAAGAAATTTGACAAGGGCCTTTATACTACGTTG aaaatgttcCATGAAGATGTGGTTCAGGTTGTGCGCAAGAGACTTGAGCAAGAAGAGGATCTCCCAGAGGAACAGAGACACACTGCCCTGGCACGCTCTTACTACTTAAAG ctccTCGAGGAGGTATTTAATTGGTTCAACAGCCAAGACCCAAAGGTGTGGAACCCTTGTACCAAAGACTTGCCTAT GGGGATGCTATCCCATGCTGTTCATCCTCCAACAACAGAGCATGTTTACGCTCAGTGGCAGGAGAGGGAGGATCCCTTGTCCAGGGCTCCACTGGGGCTCCTGCAGGATGATAATGGACAAAGCTTagatgaaaaggaagaggaggctgTCTCTCCGATGTCTGGGGAGCCAACAAGCCGGAACCACTTCAAAACCAGTAGGGCTGTCAGGCTCAAATTCAAAG GGAAAAGGGGCCGGCTTTCAAAAGCTGATCTAGACACTGGATGGTCTAAAGATGATGAAAGACAGTGCTCTTTGTGCCAAAAATATGGAGACCTCAAGTCTAAT GAAGCAGGGAGGTTGCTGTACTTGGGTCAGAATGAATGGGCACATGTCAACTGCTGTCTGTGGTCAGCTGAGGTGTTTGAAGAGGATAATGGCTCTCTATTACATGTACACAGTGCTGTCACAAGGGGGCGCTTGATG CGATGTGAACGATGCAACCAGACAGGTGCCACAGTGGGCTGCTGCCTGACATCCTGTCAAAGCAACTATCACTTCATGTGTGCCCGCTCCCGTCAATGTGTGTTCCAGGACGATAAGAAGGTCTATTGCTACAAACATCGACATCTCATCAGTGGCAGG atgATAACTGGTCAAGAATTTGAAGTAAACCGCAGGGTGTATGTGGATTTTGAGGGAATCAGCCTCCGCAGAAAATTTTTGACAGGACTGGAGCCAGAACTGATTAACGTGATGATTG GTTCCTTACAGATAGACAAACTAGGTGTTCTGACAGAACTTTCAGCAAGCAAAGGAAAACTCTGTCCTGTGGGTTTTCA GTGTTCTCGTTGGTACTGGAGTACAGTTAATCCATTGCGCCGTTGcaaatatacatgtacagttCGGGAAGTCCAGCCTATTGTCCCTGAGAAACCTGTTGAGGAGATGCCTGACCAAGGAAACAATCACACCATTGCACACAGCCCCTGTCCACTACCTG AATCTGAAGCTGAAGAAACTGATACAACAGAATCCCAGCCCCCAATGGAGGAAAGCTTTGTCCCTGGACCTCCCCCAAAGTCAGATCATGGTGCAAGGCCAAAGATTCCCAGCTATCCCCAAACCAGGAGACCAGCTGGAGGAATGTCCCGACCTCTGCCATGCCCGG GAGTAGCCCAGTTGAAACCCCACCACATATTAACGATAAGTGATCTGGAGGAGACTCGAAGGGCTCGTCGCCACAGCCCACACTCGCAGACAACAGGCCTCCGCAGTCGcatgtcccccccccctttggGCCCTCTGACTGGACCAATCACCCTTCGTGCTGGAAAATCCTCACTTCCCACTTCTCCACTGTTCCCACCTGCTACAGACAACTTGATAAGTTCTCCATCATCCCGCCCAGTCGGAGGTAGAAGTGCTTCCTCAGTCCGATGCCCTGGAAATACAACAACCCATTGTGCCTCATCTTTATTCCCACAGTCTCCCTGGCAGGACAGTGCAGGAAACTTTCCTTCTCCaagtctgtctttctcttcatccaTACATTTACCCAGGACTCGATTGTCATTTGATCTGAGCCAGTCAGACTCAGTTGAGGTGCCGCACAACTTCTTAGCTTCACCAGAGCCTGACGATGTCTCTCCAGCTAATGGTACTTCACCCCAGGGGGATTTAGACCAACAGAAGGATGAAGAAGAATTTCCCTACAGTTCATTCCACAAAGATCCCAGCATGAGTCTGGGCCAAGAGATGAGGACAGAACTGGAGATTGAAGAGACACTCGTGAATGAAGGTGTAGCAATGAACTGTGGGGGGCAGATAGTGGTGGAGGGTGATGACCAGGAGGAATTTTGGGGAAGAGCCCAAGACCTACACAAGAGGAAGACGCTTGTTGCCAACCTGCCACGATCTACAGCCTCAGCCAGGGAAGACTTGGAAAACACCTCCTCTGATGATGATATGGAGCACTATTTTGACTTCTCACGGACAATAGTCAGTCGTCCTGGATCAAAAGATCTTTCCaaatcttcctcctccccctccccccggCCTATGGCTCAGCTGGATGGTGTTGATGACGGCACAGAGAGTGATGCAAGTATAGCGACCAAGGATGATGCTCAGAAACTCGAGGGTTCTACTCAAGCTCGGATACAAGGCAAAAACCTAAATAATAAGAGTGTCCCAGAAATGGAAACTACAAATGGCACAGAGGCTGTTCAGAGTATGTTCCCCAAAGCATCATCCAATGATAAGCACACAGATTCTTCATCAGTTACCATCTCAGTTGCCAGCAAAAGTCCTACAGATGGTTCACCTCACAATCCACCTAAATCCTATGATGCCAATCAGTCCAATGAGGACAACATGGGATTTGTATCTCAACAAATTTCCGCAAACTCTCCACTCAAACAACAAAGCTCTGACACTCCTTTAGTAAATCGTGAGACCGTGCTTCCTACTCCTCTTCGTGATGCTCTGCCTAACTTACTCACAAAGGTGCCTGAGACCTCATATGCAGAAAGGTTATTCCAGGGTTCCAGTTTAGGTTTTGCCCCTGAAACACCGCTTGTTCTTGAGAGTTGTGACACAGGTCCACCTTTAACTGAGATGGTTCCTTTGTTACAGGGTACACCGCTTGAGACCCAGCAGTCTGAAGCTTGTAAACCCCTGAATTCAGAGCCTGACAGCAGCCACTTTGTAACGTCAACTGAGGGGTCTACTGTGTTAATGAACCACTTAACAGCTAATACAATGGAACCGTCACTAGCAGACGCTGCTGATAGTAGTGAGGGCGCCTTGCTGGATCTTCTTCAGCCCTCCCCTTTAATGTCTACAGATCTACAAAACCCCTCTCAAAGCGTTGTAGGCTCATTGCGTATGTATTCCTGTCTACCAGGTTTCAGTCAGCCTCCACTAACAAGTATTACACTTCAGCCAGTAACATCCTCACAAGAGTCAACAACCTTGCCATCCATGGAGCCTACTAAACTAACCACCCTCACCCCCGTTGGAGATGTGACACAAACACTGCTAAATGTTGCCCCTCAAAATGATCCAGTGCTGTCAGCTACATCAGGCAATTGTGCCCCAGCAGGAACTTTTGGAACTGTTTCTGTACCTATCtactcaacacaaacacagccgtTGGGTTCTACAGCTGTCACCATTGTTTCTTCTTCTGCGTCAATACCATCTCTTTCAGGGCTTTCAACACAGTGTTCAACTGCTCCGTCAGCAGTCCAAACCACCTCAGCCCCTGTGATCTTAAACGGTTACAGCTCTTCATCTGTGCAGAAGGAAGCTGCATCTGGTCACACAATCTCCATCAACTTTTCTACTCCCAGGCCAGCTTTAGAACCTCAACAACCAGTGGTACCCCAGGCATTACCTGGTCATGCCATTCTTACTGTGAAAGAGGTGGGGGGTCCAAATGTGGATCCTACACCACATGTCCTGCTGGTGAACCGCCTTGGGCAGATCTTTGTGAAGAATCCAGAAAGTAACACTTTCCAGCTGCCCACTCCCAACTCCCCTTCCTATAACTGTGTCACTCAGATTGCAAGCCTTTTGCAAAGCAACGCGCTGtcagccacactagcagcagCTGGTAATATGACTGCTCCAACCCCCGGGGCTAACGTGGCAACAGCAGTTCCTCCGTCAATTACACCTGCAGTTCAGAATCCAACCACAATTACACAGCTGCTCACTCACAATAGCAACGGTGCAGTGGCATCAGTTAATGTGAAGAAGCCAAGGAAGAatgcaaaaacatcaaaagatgAAACTGTCCCAGAATTGAAaaaaccaaagaagaagaaggagtcCAATGCATCCAAAAAACCCAAGTCATCCAAGGCCTCAGGGCAATCTGCTCAGTCAACTGAGAATCCTCCCATGACTCCTGCTGAAAGTGCCCAAGCAATTATTAATCAAGCAATGGCAAGTAACTACACCCCCAAGTGGACTGGGCTTCAAACACTAAACCCGTCCTCACTGGTTTTGCCACCTGGCTTATTAATTGAACCAGAGCCACCAGTGATGCCTCGCTCTCCAtcaccaacaccaacaccagCACCGGCAGAAGCTCCTACACCCCGCCCTCGCACCCACGTCCGCATGAAAAGAGTGTCTTCGCTTTCAGACCGTATTGTCACGAAGAAGTCTAAGGTTGACTTCCTGCAACCAGAACCCATCAATGACGATGAGGAGCGGCGCAGACCTACCTTTCCAAGCATCTCCAGCAGGGCTTCGGGGGTCCGCATCAAGACCCCAACAGTGAAAGGAGTACTGAACCTGGATGAGTTAAAGGAGGAGCATATAAGTGATTCTGATAGCACAGG